In a single window of the Salvelinus namaycush isolate Seneca chromosome 18, SaNama_1.0, whole genome shotgun sequence genome:
- the nipsnap1 gene encoding protein NipSnap homolog 1 — protein sequence MAATCSILPKGQLLYRNAVKLQVARRFSDKGWFQSMFVHEVEARKDAHSNLLSKSETSDLYKIQFHNVKPECLEAYNNLESEVQRKLHLDQDYPCDVVGSWNTWYGDQDQAVHLWRYTGGYPALTECLTKLNNNKEYLHFRKERSKMLVSRRNQLLLEFSFWNEPTPRNGPNIYEMRSYKLKPGTMIEWGNHWARAIKHRQENDEAVGGFFSQIGDLYEVHHLWAYKDLQSREETRNSAWQKEGWDSSVYYTVPLIRSMESRIMIPTKSSPLQ from the exons ATGGCGGCGACGTGTTCAATATTGCCCAAGGGCCAACTACTATACAGGAATGCTGTCAAGCTGCAGGTCGCAAG GAGGTTTTCAGACAAAGGATGGTTCCAGTCTATGTTTGTGCACGAAGTGGAGGCCAGGAAAGATGCCCACTCCAACCTGCTGTCGAAGAGTGAGACCAGCGACCTCTACAAAATTCAGT ttcacaATGTCAAGCCAGAGTGTCTGGAGGCGTACAACAATCTAGA GTCTGAGGTGCAGCGCAAACTCCACTTAGACCAGGACTATCCCTGTGATGTTGTGGGGAGCTGGAATACTTGGTATGGCGACCAGGACCAAGCTG TGCACCTTTGGCGGTATACAGGAGGCTACCCAGCATTGACTGAATGCTTGACCAAATTGAACAACAATAAG GAGTATCTGCACTTCAGGAAGGAGAGGAGTAAAATGCTGGTCTCACGGCGGAACCAGCTTCTTCTAGAGTTCAGTTTCTGGAATGAGCCAACACCCAGAAATGGACCCAACATATACGAGATGCGCTCATACAAACTCAAG CCTGGAACGATGATTGAATGGGGGAATCATTG GGCGAGGGCTATCAAACATCGACAGGAGAACGATGAGGCAGTTGGAGGGTTCTTCTCTCAGATAGGAGACCTGTATGAAGTTCATCATCTGTGGG CCTATAAAGACCTTCAATCCAGAGAAGAGACAAGAAACTCTGCCTGGCAGAAGGAGGGATGGGATTCTAGTGTCTATTATACAG TGCCTTTGATCAGGAGCATGGAGTCTAGAATTATGATTCCTACAAAGAGTTCACCTCTGCAATAA